A single region of the Duganella sp. BuS-21 genome encodes:
- a CDS encoding polyamine aminopropyltransferase produces the protein MTKKILILSVFVVASCGLAYELIAGALSSYLLGDSVLQFSTIIGCYLFAMGVGAHFSKYVRDEDVLARFVDIELAVGLVGGLSAALLFLTFSWMPAPFRTLLYTMVFLIGAFVGMEVPLVMRALNERKTEFNELVSKVLTFDYLGALAVSLLFPLVLAPYLGLVRTGFLFGMLNVGVALWTIKVFSTELKNVAGRMLRACAVLCVLVFGFAFADKLTYWGEHGLFGDEIVYATTTPYQRLVITRWKDDTRLYINGNLQFSSRDEYRYHEALVHPVLQPMPWARRVLVLGGGDGLALREILRYPNIEHVTLVDLDPAMTGAFMQREELVKLNHGSLKDKRVRVVNADAAIWLQHNDDMFDAVIVDFPDPSSFALGKLYSVPFYGMVRKHLAANGLMVVQSTSPFFAPHAYWTIDATLREVGLKTYPFHAYVPSFGEWGFILATPQANYTPPTSYRLPMRYLNADTTREMFIFPPDMKPLPMAPNRLNTQSLVHEFEQDWRRVIR, from the coding sequence ATGACCAAAAAGATTCTGATCTTGTCCGTCTTCGTGGTGGCGTCCTGCGGGCTGGCGTATGAGCTGATTGCCGGCGCGCTGTCGAGCTATCTGCTGGGCGATTCGGTGCTGCAGTTCTCCACGATTATCGGATGCTACCTGTTTGCCATGGGCGTGGGCGCGCACTTCTCCAAGTATGTGCGCGACGAGGACGTGCTGGCGCGCTTCGTCGACATCGAACTGGCGGTCGGCCTGGTCGGCGGCCTGTCGGCGGCGCTGCTGTTCCTGACGTTTTCCTGGATGCCGGCGCCGTTCCGCACGCTGTTGTACACCATGGTGTTCCTGATCGGCGCCTTCGTCGGCATGGAGGTGCCGCTGGTGATGCGCGCGCTGAACGAGCGCAAGACGGAATTCAATGAGCTGGTCAGCAAGGTGCTGACCTTCGACTACTTGGGCGCGCTGGCGGTGTCGCTGCTGTTCCCGCTGGTGCTGGCGCCGTATCTGGGGCTGGTGCGCACCGGTTTTCTGTTCGGGATGCTGAATGTCGGCGTCGCCCTGTGGACAATCAAGGTCTTTTCCACAGAGCTGAAAAACGTCGCCGGCCGCATGCTGCGCGCCTGCGCGGTGCTGTGCGTGCTGGTATTCGGCTTCGCCTTCGCCGACAAGCTCACTTACTGGGGCGAACACGGCCTGTTCGGCGATGAAATCGTCTATGCCACCACCACGCCGTACCAGCGACTGGTCATCACGCGCTGGAAGGATGACACGCGCCTGTACATCAACGGCAACCTGCAATTCTCCTCGCGTGACGAATACCGTTATCACGAGGCGCTGGTGCATCCGGTGCTGCAGCCCATGCCGTGGGCGCGGCGCGTGCTGGTGCTGGGCGGCGGCGACGGTCTGGCGCTGCGCGAGATCCTGCGTTATCCGAACATCGAGCACGTCACGCTGGTGGACCTGGACCCGGCCATGACCGGCGCTTTCATGCAGCGCGAAGAACTGGTCAAGCTCAATCACGGCTCGCTCAAGGATAAGCGGGTGCGCGTGGTGAACGCCGACGCCGCCATCTGGCTGCAGCACAACGACGATATGTTCGATGCGGTGATCGTCGATTTCCCCGATCCCTCCAGCTTCGCGCTGGGCAAGCTGTACTCGGTGCCGTTCTACGGCATGGTGCGCAAGCACCTGGCGGCCAACGGCTTGATGGTGGTGCAATCGACGTCGCCGTTCTTCGCACCGCACGCCTACTGGACCATCGACGCCACCTTGCGCGAGGTGGGTTTGAAAACCTATCCGTTCCACGCCTACGTACCGTCGTTCGGCGAGTGGGGCTTCATCCTGGCGACGCCGCAGGCCAACTACACGCCGCCCACCAGCTACCGCCTGCCGATGCGCTACCTGAACGCCGACACCACGCGCGAGATGTTCATTTTCCCGCCCGATATGAAGCCGCTGCCGATGGCGCCTAACCGTCTCAACACCCAGTCGCTCGTGCATGAATTCGAGCAGGACTGGCGCCGGGTGATCCGCTGA
- a CDS encoding DUF4178 domain-containing protein, producing MQIVSCPSCGAEVKFRSHASVMAVCEYCSTRVLKDADAVKDLGKMSSVLEDYSPIQIGTSGVLGGRPFTVVGRIQLRYSAGMWNEWFLFFDDGKTSWLGDSSGMYTITAEYQGEAQLPSFEELTPGRTYPINGAPYLAAEIRVADCVGGQGELPFKVGDGYQARVADFRRGAEFITLDYSDSPRPVIYTGLAVTLDSLQCQLLRDDDTIQRAAGRYRGKLDALDCPACGSPIKYLPGVTANLVCPACATQIDAASPKAQVVAAGERVAAVPLTLELGATARINNQEFTIIGMMRRADDEGTQWNEYLMYGPRSGFSWLVETDEGWSGANVLAEWPLTYRPGAPTALVDKVQFSRLYDYGSVVTYAVGAFNWRVAVGDRTQVEEFQAGQLRLAAETSEHEMTWSRSSPVSADQLALWFGAAFKGRLKSPSKSKPFANNRYRNTAKYIIWFMLAVNAIPLLSNFSETWFLSAVGALAIYLPAIFLDNNDKA from the coding sequence GTGCAGATCGTTTCCTGTCCCAGCTGCGGCGCGGAGGTCAAATTCCGCTCGCACGCCTCGGTCATGGCTGTCTGCGAGTATTGCAGCACCCGTGTGCTCAAGGATGCGGACGCGGTCAAGGACCTGGGCAAGATGTCGTCCGTGCTGGAGGACTACTCGCCGATCCAGATCGGCACCTCCGGTGTGCTGGGCGGACGGCCGTTCACGGTGGTGGGCCGCATCCAGCTGCGTTATTCGGCCGGCATGTGGAACGAGTGGTTTTTGTTTTTCGACGACGGCAAAACCTCGTGGCTGGGCGATTCGTCCGGCATGTACACCATCACCGCCGAATACCAGGGCGAGGCGCAACTGCCCTCCTTTGAAGAACTGACGCCGGGACGGACTTACCCGATCAACGGTGCGCCCTACCTGGCGGCCGAGATCCGCGTCGCCGATTGCGTCGGCGGCCAGGGCGAGCTGCCGTTCAAGGTGGGCGACGGCTATCAGGCGCGGGTGGCCGACTTCCGGCGCGGCGCGGAATTCATCACGCTCGATTATTCGGACTCGCCGCGCCCCGTCATCTACACCGGCCTGGCGGTGACGCTGGACAGCCTGCAATGCCAGCTGCTGCGCGACGACGACACCATCCAGCGCGCCGCCGGCCGTTATCGCGGCAAGCTCGATGCGCTTGATTGTCCGGCGTGCGGCAGCCCGATCAAATACCTGCCGGGCGTGACGGCCAACCTGGTGTGCCCGGCGTGCGCCACGCAAATCGACGCCGCCAGCCCGAAAGCGCAGGTGGTGGCGGCGGGCGAACGCGTGGCGGCCGTGCCGCTGACGCTGGAACTGGGCGCCACGGCCAGGATCAACAACCAGGAATTCACCATCATCGGCATGATGCGCCGCGCCGACGATGAAGGCACGCAGTGGAACGAATACCTGATGTACGGCCCGCGCTCGGGCTTCTCGTGGCTGGTGGAGACCGACGAAGGCTGGTCCGGCGCCAACGTATTGGCCGAATGGCCGCTCACCTACCGACCGGGCGCGCCGACGGCGCTTGTGGATAAAGTCCAGTTTTCCCGCCTGTACGATTACGGTTCGGTGGTCACCTACGCGGTGGGCGCCTTCAACTGGCGCGTTGCCGTCGGCGACCGCACCCAGGTCGAGGAATTCCAGGCCGGTCAGCTGCGGCTGGCGGCTGAGACCAGCGAACATGAAATGACGTGGTCGCGCTCGTCGCCGGTGTCGGCCGACCAGCTGGCGCTGTGGTTTGGCGCGGCCTTCAAGGGCCGGCTGAAGTCGCCGTCGAAGTCCAAGCCGTTCGCCAACAACCGCTACCGCAACACCGCCAAGTACATCATCTGGTTCATGCTGGCGGTGAACGCGATTCCCTTGCTGTCCAATTTTTCCGAGACCTGGTTCCTGAGCGCGGTCGGCGCGCTGGCCATCTACCTGCCGGCCATCTTTCTCGATAACAATGACAAAGCATGA
- a CDS encoding DUF350 domain-containing protein produces the protein MPAILNYLIHLLLAAVLLAVFFKAYSWMTPYDEVRLIREGNQAAALSLGGALIGFSITIGSALMHTADYREFFAWAFGAMVVQGLAYAITTRVLNMAKDQIEANNTAFGGLLSAIAISIGVINGACIS, from the coding sequence GTGCCCGCCATCCTAAACTATCTGATTCACCTGCTATTGGCCGCCGTGCTGCTGGCGGTGTTCTTCAAAGCCTACAGCTGGATGACACCATACGACGAGGTCAGGCTGATCCGCGAGGGCAATCAGGCGGCGGCGCTATCGCTGGGCGGGGCGCTGATAGGTTTTTCCATCACCATCGGTTCGGCGCTGATGCATACTGCCGATTACCGCGAATTCTTCGCCTGGGCCTTCGGCGCCATGGTGGTACAGGGGCTGGCCTACGCCATCACCACCCGTGTGTTGAACATGGCGAAAGACCAGATCGAAGCGAACAACACTGCGTTTGGCGGCCTGCTCTCCGCCATCGCCATTTCCATCGGCGTGATCAACGGCGCCTGCATCTCCTAA
- a CDS encoding SPFH domain-containing protein produces the protein MGIGSFIKKQFIDVLQWNEDTDGVLAWRYPMADQEIQNGGQLVVRESQVALFVNEGQIADVFGPGTHTLTTQTLPVLTNLKNWDKLFDSPFKSDVYFFSTRIQTGRKWGTPQPITIRDKDFDMVRVRAFGMYSYRVTNARAFFTEISGTRETYTRDEVEDQLRGILMATMASSLGASQVPFLDMAANQALMAQQVKGDLTTAFARYGIALDEFNVASVSLPEELQAALDERISAGMKGGLSADKMAGFTKYQVASSIPLAAGNEGGLAGIGAGLGAGLSVGQVIGQSMGAALAPQAAAPASAPAEEPIEARLEKLKGLLDKGLISAADYDSAKAELLKKLIG, from the coding sequence ATGGGTATCGGCAGCTTTATCAAGAAGCAGTTTATCGACGTACTGCAATGGAACGAGGACACGGACGGCGTGCTGGCCTGGCGCTATCCGATGGCCGACCAGGAGATCCAGAACGGCGGTCAACTGGTGGTGCGCGAATCGCAGGTGGCGCTGTTCGTCAACGAGGGCCAGATCGCCGACGTGTTCGGCCCCGGCACCCACACGCTGACCACGCAAACCCTGCCGGTACTGACCAACCTGAAAAATTGGGACAAGCTGTTTGATTCGCCGTTCAAGTCGGACGTGTACTTTTTCAGCACCCGTATCCAGACCGGCCGCAAATGGGGCACGCCGCAGCCGATCACCATCCGCGACAAGGATTTCGACATGGTGCGCGTGCGCGCCTTCGGCATGTACTCGTACCGCGTAACCAATGCGCGCGCCTTCTTCACGGAGATCAGCGGCACCCGCGAGACCTACACCCGCGACGAGGTGGAAGACCAGCTGCGCGGCATCCTGATGGCGACCATGGCCAGTTCGCTGGGCGCCTCGCAAGTGCCCTTCCTCGACATGGCGGCCAACCAGGCCCTGATGGCGCAGCAGGTCAAGGGCGACCTGACCACCGCGTTTGCCCGCTACGGCATCGCGCTCGATGAATTCAACGTCGCCAGCGTCAGCCTGCCGGAGGAACTGCAGGCGGCGCTCGACGAACGCATCTCGGCCGGCATGAAGGGCGGCCTGAGCGCCGACAAAATGGCCGGCTTCACCAAATACCAGGTAGCCAGTTCGATTCCGCTGGCGGCGGGCAATGAAGGCGGCCTGGCGGGCATCGGCGCGGGTTTGGGCGCCGGCCTGTCGGTCGGCCAGGTGATCGGCCAGAGCATGGGCGCGGCGCTGGCGCCGCAGGCCGCCGCTCCGGCTTCGGCACCCGCTGAAGAGCCGATCGAAGCGCGCCTGGAAAAACTCAAGGGCCTGCTCGACAAGGGCCTGATCTCGGCCGCCGACTACGACAGCGCCAAAGCCGAACTCCTGAAAAAACTGATCGGCTAA